Proteins encoded in a region of the Vicia villosa cultivar HV-30 ecotype Madison, WI linkage group LG5, Vvil1.0, whole genome shotgun sequence genome:
- the LOC131604463 gene encoding WAT1-related protein At1g43650-like, whose amino-acid sequence MSNSENIENVKKWFMSSKPLLTMLLVQIVSTGMQLLSRVILVRGTFIFALITYRYLVAAICVVPFALYFEREQVKTFSFNWKVWIFLFVNALVGMTMAIGLFYYGLRDTSATYAVNFLNMIPIFTFLISIIVRMEDLNIRTWSGITKCLGAILCVGGALSISLYKGKEFYIGHHSHHAMTNVVGAHKSHMLRGTLFLIASCCCSTSWFIMQVRLAKVFPLRYCATMMSCFMTSIQSAIIGAGINSSKEAWKLELNLQLITIVYAGVLATAVTFCLLSWTIALKGPTYPSMFNPLALVFVAISETFVLAEPIHDGTLLGMVLIIMGLYSFLWGKSNEMPHFHQSNVGIVELSTSRREEPTVTN is encoded by the exons ATGAGTAACTCAGAGAATATTGAAAATGTGAAGAAGTGGTTCATGTCTTCTAAACCACTTCTTACCATGTTGTTAGTGCAAATTGTTTCAACTGGAATGCAACTTTTGTCAAGGGTAATCTTGGTCCGGGGCACTTTTATTTTTGCACTCATTACTTATCGATATCTTGTTGCTGCTATTTGCGTTGTTCCATTTGCACTCTATTTTGAAAg AGAACAAGTGAAGACATTCAGTTTCAATTGGAAAGTTTGGATCTTCCTTTTCGTTAATGCATTAGTGGG GATGACGATGGCTATAGGATTGTTCTATTATGGTCTTCGAGATACATCTGCTACTTACGCTGTTAACTTTCTTAACATGATTcccattttcacatttttgaTATCTATCATAGTAag AATGGAAGATCTAAATATTAGGACATGGAGTGGTATAACTAAATGTCTTGGGGCAATTTTATGTGTTGGTGGAGCATTATCTATAAGTCTTTACAAAGGAAAGGAATTTTATATTGGTCATCACAGTCACCATGCTATGACGAATGTTGTTGGAGCACATAAAAGCCACATGCTTCGTGGCACTTTATTTTTGATTGCATCTTGCTGTTGTTCCACATCTTGGTTTATTATGCAA GTTCGGTTGGCTAAAGTATTTCCACTTAGGTATTGTGCAACAATGATGTCATGCTTTATGACATCAATTCAGTCAGCAATAATAGGTGCAGGCATAAATTCCAGTAAGGAAGCTTGGAAACTAGAATTGAATCTGCAACTCATTACTATCGTTTATGCG GGAGTATTGGCTACTGCTGTAACATTTTGTTTATTATCATGGACAATAGCATTAAAGGGACCAACTTATCCATCAATGTTCAATCCATTGGCTCTTGTTTTTGTTGCCATTTCAGAGACTTTCGTACTTGCTGAACCAATACATGATGGAAC GTTACTAGGCATGGTTTTAATCATAATGGGATTATATTCCTTCTTATGGGGTAAAAGTAATGAGATGCCTCATTTTCATCAATCAAATGTAGGAATTGTAGAATTATCAACAAGCAGGAGAGAAGAGCCTACAGTTACAAATTAA